The Alkalinema sp. FACHB-956 genome includes a region encoding these proteins:
- a CDS encoding SUMF1/EgtB/PvdO family nonheme iron enzyme — MGKYALLIGVSEYPEGLGNLPAAANDVQAVQAVLSDRERGEFDDVQVLVNPGLEEMQSAIEMLFADRSAEDLLLLYFSGHGLTDGMGKFFFATPTTRKQNGVLMRSSAIAAGLVHEFMQDCPSERQVVILDCCHSGAFGAGLMARDGGDIDFQLQLGGKGRVVLTASAAIDYSFERSGEELAIYTRYLVEGLRTGAADRDGDGWVSVDELHEYVKDQLRKAAPNMSPQRYLVQDGEKIRLAKAGVVDPQRQYRKEVERYSQDGEIRPAGRWILRLKQQALGLEDAAAREVEAEVLQPYVEHRQKVQEYEDCLREEVALQFPLGERAWQELRDLQKILNLSEADVVAVQGRVLPEMPTNPEIVIEVVREAQQEVKVESSSLLIPFTFTTAKLIVEKNGKIKINQSQGSGQQFIETLADGTTLELVQVPGGSFQMGSDEYDSEKPIHGVKVPAFLMGKYPITQAQWKAIAQLPKVNRDLDLDPADFKGHDRPVEKVSWWSAIEACDRLSQATQRTYRLPTEAEWEYACRAGTTTPFYFGETISTDLANYDGNHTYGKGQKGQYREQTTPVGTFPANGWGLCDLHGNVWEWCLDHWHDNYKGAPQDGSAWLDRNAEENAYRILRGGSWFSLPIYCRSSYRRWDPAGDFSNYVGFRVVLVGFPGL, encoded by the coding sequence ATGGGAAAGTATGCACTGCTGATTGGGGTGAGTGAATACCCGGAGGGGTTGGGGAATTTGCCAGCGGCGGCGAATGATGTGCAGGCTGTGCAAGCGGTGCTGAGCGATCGAGAGCGGGGTGAGTTTGATGATGTGCAGGTGTTGGTGAATCCGGGGCTGGAGGAGATGCAGTCAGCGATCGAGATGCTGTTTGCCGATCGCAGTGCGGAGGATTTGCTGCTGCTGTATTTTTCGGGGCATGGGTTGACCGATGGGATGGGTAAGTTTTTCTTTGCGACGCCAACGACTCGGAAGCAGAACGGAGTGTTAATGCGATCGTCGGCGATCGCGGCGGGGTTGGTGCATGAGTTTATGCAGGATTGCCCATCTGAGCGGCAGGTGGTGATTTTGGATTGTTGCCACAGTGGGGCGTTTGGGGCGGGGCTGATGGCGCGGGATGGGGGGGATATCGATTTTCAGTTGCAGTTGGGTGGCAAGGGGCGGGTGGTGCTGACGGCTTCGGCGGCGATCGATTATTCCTTTGAGCGATCGGGGGAGGAGTTGGCGATTTATACGCGCTATTTGGTGGAGGGGTTGCGGACGGGGGCTGCCGATCGGGATGGGGATGGCTGGGTGTCGGTGGATGAGTTGCATGAGTATGTGAAGGATCAGTTGCGGAAGGCGGCTCCGAATATGAGTCCGCAGCGCTATTTGGTGCAGGATGGGGAGAAGATTCGGTTGGCGAAGGCGGGGGTGGTTGATCCTCAGCGTCAGTATCGCAAGGAGGTGGAGCGCTATAGCCAGGATGGGGAGATTCGTCCGGCGGGGCGATGGATTTTGAGGCTGAAGCAGCAGGCGTTGGGGCTGGAGGATGCAGCGGCTAGGGAGGTTGAGGCGGAGGTGTTGCAGCCCTATGTGGAGCATCGTCAGAAGGTGCAGGAGTATGAGGACTGTCTGCGGGAAGAGGTGGCGTTGCAGTTTCCGTTGGGTGAACGGGCTTGGCAGGAGTTGCGGGATTTGCAGAAAATTCTGAATCTGAGTGAGGCGGATGTGGTGGCGGTGCAGGGGCGAGTGTTGCCGGAAATGCCAACAAATCCAGAAATCGTAATAGAGGTGGTAAGGGAAGCACAGCAGGAAGTAAAAGTAGAATCGTCTAGTTTGTTGATTCCGTTTACGTTTACCACTGCTAAATTAATTGTTGAGAAGAACGGGAAAATTAAAATTAATCAATCCCAAGGTTCAGGGCAGCAGTTCATTGAAACGCTGGCGGATGGGACGACACTGGAACTGGTGCAGGTGCCTGGTGGTTCTTTTCAGATGGGTTCCGATGAGTATGACAGTGAAAAGCCGATTCATGGGGTGAAGGTGCCAGCGTTTTTGATGGGGAAATATCCGATTACCCAAGCCCAGTGGAAGGCGATCGCGCAACTGCCCAAGGTGAATCGGGATCTCGACCTTGATCCGGCTGACTTTAAAGGGCACGATCGCCCGGTGGAAAAGGTCTCTTGGTGGTCGGCGATCGAAGCTTGCGATCGGTTGTCCCAAGCAACCCAGAGAACCTATCGCTTGCCGACGGAAGCCGAATGGGAATACGCCTGCCGCGCGGGAACCACAACGCCGTTTTACTTTGGAGAAACAATTTCCACAGATCTCGCCAATTATGACGGCAACCATACCTATGGCAAAGGGCAAAAAGGTCAGTATCGGGAACAAACCACGCCCGTGGGCACTTTTCCAGCTAATGGGTGGGGACTGTGTGATTTACACGGCAATGTGTGGGAATGGTGCTTGGATCATTGGCATGACAACTAC